The candidate division KSB1 bacterium genome contains the following window.
AAAGCAAAGAATAACGGTAGGGTATTATCATTTCTGTTTTTAAGTACTGAAGTAAAATTAGCACTAATTTTTATTGATTCCCCGAGGCACTTCATACCCAAGTGCTAACCATTTTTTTAACTTGACAAAAAAGAACTTTGTGGTTATCTTCGGTTAATTCCTCAATACAATAATCCATTTGGGAATCCATGGAAACCTTGAACTACAACAACCTCAAATTATCACAATGATGGTTGAACTACGATGATTTATACACATGTTATCAATATAGGGCGTTTAGGGGTTAGGAGCCCTACGAATAACACGATGTAGTTATGAGACGGTATTACGCAACATGCAATATTGTGGCATAATACACAATGAGGAAACAACTAAATGTATAGATTACTTTTTAAAAACCAACTGGTTATACATCAAACTAATGTTGGTATTATAGAACACAGCCCGTTGCGTAATATCTAAATTATGTGTCACATATTATTATGTTGGACACATAAAGGATACGGTGCATAGTATGGGCAGAATTCCAGAGGATGCAGATAAAGAATATCGGATTCATGATGAGGCCGTTGTTAACGCATATGGAGAAGAAGAACGAGCAATGGGTTGGTATTACTACATGGATGACAAGCTTCATTGTCCTTTTAATGCGAAATGTATTGCAAAACGTAGAATTTCACCTTGACAAGAGGGAGAAGACGTTGAAGTTCAAGGGATGGCTCCAGAAGATGAAAGTATGAAGGAAATCTTTGTTGAGATTAATTGGCAAGGGAGATCATTCGCAGTACCTTTAGCACAATTAAAAGCGATTGACGTTGATGATGAGACGCAGGAAGCAATTGAAGACTGGCATTACTGGGTAGGTAGAGGATACCAATATTGACAAATGAAACAAAGTAATGATTTAAAAGTTTTTATTTCAAATCGGGATTTCACATGTGATGATTGTGGTGAAAAATTTGGACGCAAATCATGGATTACGTTGCAAGAAGAAAAGGGGGCATTGTGTCTAGTATGTGCTGATCTGGATCACCTAATTTTCCTTCCTTCAGGAGATACAGCACTCACTAGGCGAGCACGAAAATACTCCACGTTAGTTGCTATCGTCTTAAAGTGGAGTCGTGCACGAAAACGGTATGAAAGGCAAGGCTTGTTAGTTGAAGAACAAGCATTGGATCAAGCTGAAGAGGAATGTTTAGCAGATAGTGAAGTGAGGGATCGTAGAAAAGAACGTGCTGCACAGAAAAGAGCAGAAATCGATGAGCAGTATGTACAGGTTTTTGCAGAGAAAGTACGTAAACTTTTTCCTGGTTCTCCTCTTGGTAGGGAAAACATTATTGCTGAGCATGCTTGCTTTAAATACAGTGGTCGTATTGGTCGTACTGAATCAGCTAAAAAACTAGATGAAGAAGCCATACTACTAGCTGTTGTTGCACACATCCGTCATACCGAAACGAAATATGACGAATTTCTGTCAAAAGGTTATGAGAGGAGAGAAGCCAGAGGCCAAGTAGAGGAGAAGGTTCACAAAATCTTAAGGGAGTGGAAATAGAATCCTCTTCAAAATCGATCAAGCGGAGCATGTCCAACAAACACATTCACCTGAGCTGGGGATTAGTTAGCACTTTTTCCAACATTATCAACAGATTCATAGTTTATCTCTTTTTCCAAGAACATCGTCCCCCAGGCAGGTGATGTAAAGGTTATATGTTGGGAATAAGTCCCGATATATGAACGTAAAAATAGCACATGCTTTCTCATTCTAGTCTCCGGAATTGTGGCTAAATATGCAGAGGAATTTTGTGAATATGCGTTCTGGGATTAGTACAACTGTGGCCCTTCGGCTGTTCATTATAAGCAACAATACAAAGTGGAAATTTGTCTTGCCTCTCACTTCAAAACATAAAACTCTGTGCGTCGGTCATCAAACAGATTGTTGCGGTCAGTGAACCATTTGTCCCGGGTTAACTTTGGGTGGATTTTTTCGACATGAAATTCATGCTTCTCTTTTGAGGCTGAATACAGCACGTTTCCTTTACAATCGGAGATCTGGCTGCCGCCGGTAAAATACAGGGGTTTCTTTCCGCCGCGGGCTTCGAACCCGGTTCGGTTGGCTACAACGGTATACACCTGGTTCTCGATAGAACGCGTCACCATAGCATTTTGGCAGTAGGGGGTTAATAAGTTCGCAGGCAGGCAAATGATGTCCGCGCCTTGTAATGCAAGTGTTCGGGTGGCTTCGGGAAAGATCCAATCGAAACAGATAAGCACGCCGATTTTTGCAGGACCAATGTCCACCACCTGCAAGGGGATATCGCCGGGTGCGAAAAAGTCTTTTTCTTCATAGAATAAATGCAACTTGCGATATTTTGCCATTACCCCTTTTGGATTGAGCACTACTGCAGAATTGTAGAAAACGTCGCCGGATCGTTCGGGCAGCCCGGCAACGATCACGCAATCTTTGTCCTTTGCAATTTGAGTCAGCCTTTTTATGGAAGGCCCGGAAGGGATCTCTTCAGCAAGTTCTTCGATTTCATGGTGGTTGACGAATTGATAGCCGGATGTGCAAAGCTCGGGTAAAACCACCAAATCAACCGGAGGCTGTATCTCCGCTTCGATTCTATCGAGGTTATGTTTTGCCGCGCCAAATTTTGGTTCAAATTGAACAATCCCGACTTTCATTAACACCTCCTGACTAAATATTGTTTATGTATTTGGAAATAGTTCTAAAAGGAATAAT
Protein-coding sequences here:
- a CDS encoding DUF2293 domain-containing protein, producing MKQSNDLKVFISNRDFTCDDCGEKFGRKSWITLQEEKGALCLVCADLDHLIFLPSGDTALTRRARKYSTLVAIVLKWSRARKRYERQGLLVEEQALDQAEEECLADSEVRDRRKERAAQKRAEIDEQYVQVFAEKVRKLFPGSPLGRENIIAEHACFKYSGRIGRTESAKKLDEEAILLAVVAHIRHTETKYDEFLSKGYERREARGQVEEKVHKILREWK
- a CDS encoding acyltransferase, with the translated sequence MKVGIVQFEPKFGAAKHNLDRIEAEIQPPVDLVVLPELCTSGYQFVNHHEIEELAEEIPSGPSIKRLTQIAKDKDCVIVAGLPERSGDVFYNSAVVLNPKGVMAKYRKLHLFYEEKDFFAPGDIPLQVVDIGPAKIGVLICFDWIFPEATRTLALQGADIICLPANLLTPYCQNAMVTRSIENQVYTVVANRTGFEARGGKKPLYFTGGSQISDCKGNVLYSASKEKHEFHVEKIHPKLTRDKWFTDRNNLFDDRRTEFYVLK